One window of the Salvelinus fontinalis isolate EN_2023a chromosome 2, ASM2944872v1, whole genome shotgun sequence genome contains the following:
- the igsf5a gene encoding immunoglobulin superfamily member 5 isoform X2: MASVFFTLLLLYATGVSGVPQLEPLNVTVLRGSEARFNISLSEEWYSMSWMLKTVLVLTINSGTGVSEHNRRFAVTNYSSADIYCWEFIIRDVWRNDTGDVSCGVQEKPTQTAQLFVQESGTVRIVGGNMTVAQGHQAIFRCEASGWFPKPTVSWVVDGVVVDQNSYNSSSEALDGLYNSISLLTVRGVNSVQVKCLASVSALTTPLSSSFYLVVEPHDWTVLIAVVCSIGGFALLVLLILGIVFCCKRRKEAKSSYQKEMGRTGSQIQMSGGAVGQKQGKENPAYVIDGQTSVTHSEFNDSGYIQTNYTKHFEIPDLVNGNQAANGHASAYNILGGTGVRKHRHVTIV, translated from the exons gaGTCTCAGGAGTCCCTCAGCTGGAGCCCCTGAATGTGACTGTGCTGCGGGGCTCAGAGGCTCGGTTTAACATCAGCCTGTCTGAGGAATGGTACTCCATGTCATGGATGCTTAAAACTGTTTTGGTCCTCACCATCAACAGTGGCACCGGTGTGTCTGAGCACAACCGTCGTTTCGCCGTTACAAATTACTCCAGCGCCGACATATACTGCTGGGAGTTCATCATCCGGGACGTCTGGAGGAACGACACTGGTGACGTCAGCTGTGGCGTCCAGGAAAAGCCGACCCAGACCGCTCAGCTCTTTGTCCAAG AGAGCGGCACAGTAAGGATTGTGGGAGGTAACATGACAGTGGCCCAGGGCCACCAGGCCATCTTCCGGTGTGAGGCCTCTGGTTGGTTCCCTAAGCCCACAGTGAGCTGGGTGGTGGATGGGGTCGTGGTGGACCAGAACAGCTACAACAGTAGCAGTGAGGCCCTGGACGGTCTGTATAACTCCATCAGCCTCCTGACTGTCCGTGGGGTCAACAGTGTCCAAGTGAAGTGCCTGGCCAGCGTATCTGCCCTGACCACCCCACTGTCCAGCTCCTTCTACCTGGTGGTTG AGCCCCATGACTGGACTGTGCTCATCGCTGTCGTTTGTTCCATCGGTGGCTTCGCTCTGCTGGTGCTGCTCATCCTTGGAATCGTCTTCTGCTGCAAACGCAGAAAAGAAGCAA AATCCAGCTACCAGAAGGAAATGGG GAGAACAGGGTCCCAGATCCAGATGAGTGGTGGTGCAGTGGGACAGAAACAGGGCAAGGAAAACCCTGCATACGTGATAGACGGCCAAACAA GTGTCACCCACAGTGAATTCAACGACAGTGGTTACATCCAGACTAACTATACAAAACATTTTGAG ATTCCTGATCTTGTCAACGGTAACCAGGCAGCAAATGGCCATGCCAGTGCATACAACATCCTGGGTGGAACTGGTGTCAGGAAACACAGACATGTTACTATTGTGTGA
- the igsf5a gene encoding immunoglobulin superfamily member 5 isoform X1 codes for MASVFFTLLLLYATGVSGVPQLEPLNVTVLRGSEARFNISLSEEWYSMSWMLKTVLVLTINSGTGVSEHNRRFAVTNYSSADIYCWEFIIRDVWRNDTGDVSCGVQEKPTQTAQLFVQESGTVRIVGGNMTVAQGHQAIFRCEASGWFPKPTVSWVVDGVVVDQNSYNSSSEALDGLYNSISLLTVRGVNSVQVKCLASVSALTTPLSSSFYLVVEPHDWTVLIAVVCSIGGFALLVLLILGIVFCCKRRKEAKSSYQKEMGRTGSQIQMSGGAVGQKQGKENPAYVIDGQTTGVTHSEFNDSGYIQTNYTKHFEIPDLVNGNQAANGHASAYNILGGTGVRKHRHVTIV; via the exons gaGTCTCAGGAGTCCCTCAGCTGGAGCCCCTGAATGTGACTGTGCTGCGGGGCTCAGAGGCTCGGTTTAACATCAGCCTGTCTGAGGAATGGTACTCCATGTCATGGATGCTTAAAACTGTTTTGGTCCTCACCATCAACAGTGGCACCGGTGTGTCTGAGCACAACCGTCGTTTCGCCGTTACAAATTACTCCAGCGCCGACATATACTGCTGGGAGTTCATCATCCGGGACGTCTGGAGGAACGACACTGGTGACGTCAGCTGTGGCGTCCAGGAAAAGCCGACCCAGACCGCTCAGCTCTTTGTCCAAG AGAGCGGCACAGTAAGGATTGTGGGAGGTAACATGACAGTGGCCCAGGGCCACCAGGCCATCTTCCGGTGTGAGGCCTCTGGTTGGTTCCCTAAGCCCACAGTGAGCTGGGTGGTGGATGGGGTCGTGGTGGACCAGAACAGCTACAACAGTAGCAGTGAGGCCCTGGACGGTCTGTATAACTCCATCAGCCTCCTGACTGTCCGTGGGGTCAACAGTGTCCAAGTGAAGTGCCTGGCCAGCGTATCTGCCCTGACCACCCCACTGTCCAGCTCCTTCTACCTGGTGGTTG AGCCCCATGACTGGACTGTGCTCATCGCTGTCGTTTGTTCCATCGGTGGCTTCGCTCTGCTGGTGCTGCTCATCCTTGGAATCGTCTTCTGCTGCAAACGCAGAAAAGAAGCAA AATCCAGCTACCAGAAGGAAATGGG GAGAACAGGGTCCCAGATCCAGATGAGTGGTGGTGCAGTGGGACAGAAACAGGGCAAGGAAAACCCTGCATACGTGATAGACGGCCAAACAA CAGGTGTCACCCACAGTGAATTCAACGACAGTGGTTACATCCAGACTAACTATACAAAACATTTTGAG ATTCCTGATCTTGTCAACGGTAACCAGGCAGCAAATGGCCATGCCAGTGCATACAACATCCTGGGTGGAACTGGTGTCAGGAAACACAGACATGTTACTATTGTGTGA